In Microbacterium foliorum, the following proteins share a genomic window:
- the rpmG gene encoding 50S ribosomal protein L33, translated as MAKKAQDVRPIIKLRSTAGTGYTYVTKKNRRNTPDRLVLKKYDPVIRQHVEFREER; from the coding sequence ATGGCCAAGAAGGCTCAGGACGTACGTCCGATCATCAAGCTGCGTTCGACGGCAGGTACGGGTTACACGTACGTGACGAAGAAGAACCGCCGCAACACCCCCGACCGCCTCGTGCTCAAGAAGTACGACCCGGTCATCCGTCAGCACGTCGAATTCCGAGAGGAGCGTTGA
- the rpmB gene encoding 50S ribosomal protein L28 — MAAVCQVTGAVPGFGHNVSHSHRRTKRRFDPNVQKKTYFVASLGRKITLNVSAKGIKVIDVRGIENVVKDLQAKGVKL, encoded by the coding sequence ATGGCAGCAGTGTGCCAGGTGACCGGAGCTGTTCCCGGCTTCGGTCACAACGTCTCGCACTCGCACCGCCGGACGAAGCGCCGCTTCGACCCGAACGTGCAGAAGAAGACCTATTTCGTCGCTTCGCTCGGTCGTAAGATCACGCTCAACGTGTCCGCCAAGGGCATCAAGGTGATCGATGTCCGCGGCATCGAGAACGTGGTCAAGGACCTCCAGGCGAAGGGTGTGAAGCTCTAA
- a CDS encoding ABC transporter substrate-binding protein, producing MQHSKMKAAAVIAISAFALAGCSASGGDSSGTGGDAASCTPADGDVTLEFTSWIPGIEDVVEIWNEANPEIQVDVQTGPNGNGGTYQNFFNQIKAGDAPDLGQIEYDALPNFLVQDGLEDLSACEDVVAAEDQFVDWAWGQVTLGTEGVYGVPQDTGPMGLFYRADLFEQNGIEIPTTWDEYREAAVKIRELGGYITNFSQSDINQFAGFAWQDGAQWFSSDDEGWTVSLADDATATVADYWQSMLDDDLVATVPAWTDEWNNAYNSGQVWTWNSAVWGANSISSGAPDTAGNWAVAALPQWEEGGSAAGNWGGSSTAVLKGSEHLYEATKFALWLNTSDEALTALAEAANLYPATTAGLDLPVYAEGVEFYGGQKIYDVFADAATQVSPDFAWGPTMTQTYSDVSDGFKAAVSGSGTLLDAIEKGQTATVDALKAASIPVKE from the coding sequence ATGCAGCATTCGAAGATGAAGGCAGCCGCTGTCATCGCCATCTCGGCGTTCGCGCTCGCCGGTTGCTCGGCATCCGGCGGAGACAGCTCCGGCACGGGCGGCGACGCCGCCTCGTGCACTCCGGCGGACGGCGACGTCACGCTCGAGTTCACCTCCTGGATCCCCGGCATCGAAGACGTCGTCGAGATCTGGAACGAGGCCAACCCCGAGATCCAGGTCGACGTGCAGACCGGCCCGAACGGCAACGGCGGCACGTACCAGAACTTCTTCAACCAGATCAAGGCGGGCGACGCTCCCGACCTCGGCCAGATCGAGTACGACGCCCTGCCGAACTTCCTCGTGCAGGACGGCCTCGAAGACCTCAGCGCCTGCGAAGACGTGGTCGCCGCCGAAGACCAGTTCGTCGACTGGGCCTGGGGCCAGGTGACTCTCGGCACCGAGGGCGTCTACGGCGTGCCGCAGGACACGGGCCCCATGGGGCTGTTCTACCGTGCCGACCTGTTCGAGCAGAACGGCATCGAGATCCCCACCACGTGGGACGAGTATCGCGAGGCCGCCGTGAAGATCCGCGAACTCGGCGGGTACATCACCAACTTCTCGCAGTCCGACATCAACCAGTTCGCGGGCTTCGCCTGGCAGGACGGCGCGCAGTGGTTCTCGAGCGACGACGAGGGCTGGACGGTCTCGCTCGCCGACGACGCCACCGCCACGGTCGCCGACTACTGGCAGAGCATGCTCGACGACGACCTGGTCGCGACGGTCCCCGCGTGGACCGACGAGTGGAACAACGCCTACAACTCCGGTCAGGTCTGGACCTGGAACTCCGCCGTCTGGGGCGCCAACTCGATCTCGAGCGGCGCGCCCGACACCGCGGGCAACTGGGCCGTCGCGGCGCTCCCGCAGTGGGAGGAGGGCGGATCCGCCGCCGGCAACTGGGGCGGTTCGTCGACCGCGGTCCTCAAGGGCAGCGAGCACCTCTACGAGGCGACGAAGTTCGCGCTGTGGCTCAACACGTCGGATGAGGCGCTGACCGCGCTCGCCGAGGCGGCCAACCTCTACCCGGCCACCACCGCCGGCCTCGACCTTCCGGTCTACGCCGAGGGTGTGGAGTTCTACGGCGGCCAGAAGATCTACGACGTCTTCGCCGACGCCGCCACCCAGGTCTCGCCCGACTTCGCGTGGGGCCCGACCATGACCCAGACCTACTCGGACGTGTCCGACGGGTTCAAGGCCGCGGTCTCGGGCAGCGGCACGCTGCTCGACGCGATCGAGAAGGGTCAGACGGCCACCGTCGACGCGCTCAAGGCCGCGTCGATCCCCGTCAAGGAGTAA
- a CDS encoding carbohydrate ABC transporter permease, producing the protein MTTTLTAPAVASAPRAPGRRRRIPHKGAIAFLIVPFGVLFALFYVVPIAYAFWQSLLVVERDGTFGKAEQVFGGLTQYVLVFQNEAFWSSMGRMLTFGVVQVPVMLGLALLFALLLDSPLVRGKRFFRLAFFVPYAVPGVIAAIMWGSLFSPNLSPFTAITKNIDFLGADLVLWSIANVVTWVYVGYNMLIIYSALLSIPQELYEAAILDGAGQWRIAWSIKIPLVRPAIVMTAIFSIIGTLQLLAEPQVFRSFSSAVTSTFTPNMTVYATASIPNTNLAAAFSVVLAVTTFVLSFGFMKYMQRKEQNA; encoded by the coding sequence ATGACCACCACGCTCACCGCTCCGGCGGTCGCCTCAGCGCCCCGGGCGCCGGGCCGCCGCCGACGGATTCCGCACAAGGGCGCCATCGCGTTCCTCATCGTGCCCTTCGGCGTGCTGTTCGCGCTGTTCTACGTCGTGCCGATCGCGTATGCGTTCTGGCAGTCGCTGCTCGTCGTCGAGCGCGACGGCACCTTCGGCAAGGCCGAGCAGGTGTTCGGCGGCCTCACGCAGTACGTGCTCGTCTTCCAGAACGAGGCGTTCTGGAGCTCGATGGGGCGGATGCTGACGTTCGGCGTCGTGCAGGTGCCGGTCATGCTCGGCCTCGCCCTGCTGTTCGCGCTGCTGCTCGACTCGCCGCTCGTGCGAGGCAAGCGCTTCTTCCGTCTCGCGTTCTTCGTGCCCTACGCGGTGCCCGGTGTCATCGCCGCGATCATGTGGGGTTCGCTGTTCTCGCCCAACCTGTCGCCGTTCACCGCGATCACCAAGAACATCGACTTCCTCGGTGCTGATCTGGTGCTGTGGTCGATCGCGAACGTCGTGACCTGGGTCTACGTCGGCTACAACATGCTGATCATCTACTCGGCGCTGCTGTCGATCCCGCAGGAGCTCTATGAGGCGGCGATCCTCGACGGCGCGGGCCAGTGGCGCATCGCCTGGTCGATCAAGATCCCGCTGGTGCGCCCGGCGATCGTGATGACCGCGATCTTCTCGATCATCGGCACGCTGCAGCTGCTCGCCGAGCCCCAGGTCTTCCGCTCGTTCAGCTCGGCCGTGACCAGCACCTTCACCCCGAACATGACCGTGTACGCCACGGCATCCATCCCGAACACCAACCTGGCGGCCGCCTTCTCGGTCGTGCTCGCCGTGACGACGTTCGTGCTGTCGTTCGGGTTCATGAAGTACATGCAGCGCAAGGAGCAGAACGCATGA
- a CDS encoding alpha-galactosidase, translating to MSELVHLTSGGVSVVIDTTTARLLHWGAALDHADLDALAGSSTGSVTFSSFDAPRTFPLLAVEADGWSGAPALAWHRGGMHGAPLLRSTGWQSTATSLRAEFSDAAAGVTVVLDLALDAGGVLTAQLSVTSTLDGAEPLDLLAARILLPVPAHATEVLDHTGRWTGERHPQRGVLRHGAHLRQVRRGRGGHDAPYLTAVGTDGFGFRSGELWTAHVAWSGDLEVGVERLPEGAGVHGSVLGGGELLLPGEIRLGAGETYVSPQVFLTYGESGLDSVSARLHSTVRSFAAHPTTPRPLVLNTWEAVYFDHDPAKIIELAEAAASVGVERFVLDDGWFRGRPDDRSGLGDWFIDDAKWPDGLRPLADHVHGLGMRFGLWFEPEMVNPVSDLAAQHPDWVLQASSDSPTWRHQKVLDLSNPDAAAYLFERIDALVAEVGIDFIKWDHNRDLHAAVSPRTGRASVHEQTAAFYALLDALRERHPALEIESCASGGARVDLGVLQRTQRVWASDSNDPIERQRIQRWTGTLVPPELVGSHVGPPIAETTHRAASLPFRMTTALFGHAGIEWDITRCTSEEREMLSRWTALYRELRPLLHSGVTVRSDEVDDETLLHGVVAPDGSRAVFAWVRLGASVDGFTPRTRIPGLVVGERYRLRVREDLGSVSRHQVSDPAWLDSGVEATGAFFESVGVPLPLLAPGAALLLEAVRL from the coding sequence ATGAGCGAACTCGTCCACCTGACCTCCGGCGGCGTCAGCGTCGTCATCGACACGACCACTGCGCGGCTGCTGCACTGGGGCGCGGCACTGGATCACGCCGACCTCGACGCGCTTGCAGGGTCGTCGACCGGCTCGGTGACGTTCAGCTCGTTCGATGCTCCGCGCACCTTTCCGCTGCTCGCGGTCGAAGCCGACGGGTGGTCAGGGGCACCGGCGCTGGCCTGGCATCGGGGCGGGATGCACGGCGCGCCGCTGCTGCGATCGACGGGGTGGCAGTCGACGGCGACGTCGCTGCGCGCGGAGTTCTCGGATGCCGCGGCGGGAGTCACGGTCGTGCTCGACCTCGCACTGGATGCCGGGGGCGTGCTGACCGCGCAGCTGTCGGTCACCAGCACTCTCGACGGCGCCGAGCCGCTGGATCTGCTCGCCGCTCGCATCCTGCTGCCGGTGCCCGCGCATGCGACCGAGGTGCTCGACCACACCGGTCGCTGGACCGGCGAGCGGCACCCGCAGCGCGGCGTGCTTCGGCACGGAGCGCACCTGCGCCAGGTTCGTCGAGGCCGCGGCGGGCACGATGCGCCCTATCTGACCGCGGTCGGCACCGACGGATTCGGCTTCCGCAGCGGCGAGCTGTGGACAGCGCACGTCGCGTGGAGCGGCGACCTCGAGGTCGGGGTCGAGCGCCTGCCCGAGGGCGCCGGGGTGCACGGCTCGGTGCTCGGCGGGGGAGAGCTGCTGCTGCCGGGCGAGATCCGACTCGGCGCGGGCGAGACCTACGTGTCGCCGCAGGTGTTCCTCACCTACGGCGAGAGCGGGCTCGACTCGGTGTCTGCACGCCTGCACTCGACGGTGCGATCGTTCGCCGCGCACCCGACCACGCCGCGCCCCCTCGTGCTGAACACCTGGGAGGCGGTGTACTTCGACCACGATCCCGCGAAGATCATCGAGCTCGCCGAGGCCGCGGCATCCGTCGGGGTGGAGCGCTTCGTGCTCGACGACGGCTGGTTCCGCGGGCGCCCCGACGACCGCTCGGGGCTCGGCGACTGGTTCATCGACGACGCCAAATGGCCCGACGGCCTGCGCCCGCTCGCCGATCACGTGCACGGTCTCGGGATGCGGTTCGGTCTCTGGTTCGAGCCCGAGATGGTGAATCCCGTGTCCGACCTCGCGGCGCAGCATCCGGACTGGGTGCTGCAGGCGTCGTCCGACTCGCCGACCTGGCGGCATCAGAAGGTGCTCGACCTCTCGAACCCGGATGCCGCGGCCTACCTCTTCGAACGCATCGACGCCTTGGTCGCCGAGGTCGGCATCGACTTCATCAAGTGGGATCACAACCGCGATCTGCATGCGGCGGTGTCGCCGCGCACGGGTCGTGCCTCGGTGCACGAGCAGACCGCCGCGTTCTACGCCCTGCTCGATGCGCTGCGCGAGCGGCATCCGGCGTTGGAGATCGAATCGTGCGCGAGCGGCGGCGCCCGCGTCGACCTCGGCGTGCTGCAGCGCACCCAGCGTGTCTGGGCGTCGGACTCGAACGACCCGATCGAGCGGCAGCGCATCCAGCGCTGGACCGGCACGCTCGTGCCTCCCGAGCTCGTCGGCTCGCACGTCGGTCCGCCGATCGCCGAGACCACGCACCGTGCGGCATCCCTGCCGTTCCGCATGACGACCGCGCTGTTCGGGCATGCCGGCATCGAGTGGGACATCACCCGGTGCACGTCGGAGGAGCGCGAGATGCTGTCGCGGTGGACCGCGCTGTATCGCGAACTGCGTCCGCTGCTGCATTCGGGCGTCACTGTGCGCAGTGACGAGGTCGACGACGAGACCCTGTTGCACGGTGTGGTCGCTCCCGACGGCTCGCGCGCGGTGTTCGCGTGGGTTCGCCTGGGTGCCTCGGTCGACGGGTTCACTCCACGCACCCGCATCCCCGGTCTGGTCGTGGGGGAGCGGTACCGGTTGCGCGTGCGCGAGGACCTCGGGTCGGTGTCGCGGCATCAGGTCTCCGACCCCGCGTGGCTGGATTCCGGGGTCGAGGCCACGGGGGCGTTCTTCGAGTCGGTCGGCGTGCCCCTGCCGCTGCTCGCACCGGGGGCCGCGCTGCTGCTCGAGGCCGTTCGGCTCTGA
- a CDS encoding LacI family DNA-binding transcriptional regulator codes for MSTSARRRSTVHDVARVAGVSRGTVSRVINGGYVSDSARTAIEDAIREVGYVPNTAAQNLVRQRTQAIAFIVHEPHALFLEDPNIGAIMLGTNETLSEADYQMVCLVVDSVRDTERVARYLNGGFVDGAVIVSARAQDPITKAVMRLDLPVTYVGHPPDVDAAWVGVDNRGAAQAVTSRLLATGRKRVGMIAAALDRDSGTDRLAGFTDALGSAFDPDLVEEVPLYSYADGAAAMARLLDRVPDIDGVFAASDAVAAGAMWALREAGRRVPEDVGVVGFDNSTWATRTTPLLSTVDQPAEGLGAAAAASVLAQLRDDQRPREGIMLPTPVVWRDSA; via the coding sequence ATGAGCACTTCCGCACGCCGCCGCAGCACCGTGCACGACGTGGCGCGAGTGGCCGGGGTCTCGCGCGGAACCGTCAGCCGCGTCATCAACGGCGGGTACGTGTCGGACTCCGCGCGCACGGCGATCGAGGACGCGATCCGCGAGGTCGGCTACGTGCCCAACACGGCCGCGCAGAACCTGGTGCGCCAGCGCACCCAGGCGATCGCGTTCATCGTGCACGAGCCGCACGCGCTGTTCCTCGAGGACCCCAACATCGGCGCGATCATGCTCGGCACCAACGAGACGTTGTCGGAGGCGGACTACCAGATGGTGTGTCTCGTCGTCGATTCGGTGCGCGACACCGAACGGGTCGCGCGGTACCTCAACGGCGGTTTCGTCGACGGAGCGGTCATCGTCTCGGCGCGCGCACAGGACCCCATCACCAAGGCCGTCATGCGACTCGACCTGCCCGTGACCTACGTCGGCCACCCGCCCGACGTCGATGCGGCGTGGGTCGGCGTCGACAACCGGGGCGCCGCGCAGGCCGTGACCTCGCGCCTCCTGGCGACAGGGCGCAAGCGGGTCGGCATGATCGCCGCCGCGCTCGACCGCGACTCGGGCACCGACCGACTCGCCGGCTTCACCGACGCTCTCGGCAGCGCGTTCGACCCGGACCTCGTCGAAGAGGTGCCGCTGTACTCTTACGCCGACGGTGCTGCGGCGATGGCGAGACTGCTCGATCGCGTGCCCGACATCGACGGAGTCTTCGCCGCATCGGACGCCGTCGCCGCCGGCGCGATGTGGGCGCTGCGCGAAGCGGGGCGTCGCGTGCCCGAGGACGTGGGTGTGGTCGGCTTCGACAACAGCACGTGGGCGACGCGCACCACCCCGCTGCTCTCGACCGTCGACCAGCCGGCCGAAGGGCTCGGGGCCGCAGCCGCGGCATCCGTCCTCGCGCAGCTGCGAGACGATCAGCGCCCGCGCGAGGGCATCATGCTGCCGACGCCTGTCGTGTGGAGAGACTCGGCCTGA
- a CDS encoding DNA-3-methyladenine glycosylase: MATDALHRATRTELSGLPVAVAPLLLGGELRTVVAGSEVRLRLTEVEAYHGQGTGPAADPGSHARMGRTARNATMWGEPGHLYVYLSHGIHSCVNVVSGPEGQAGGILLRAGEVVHGADAAAVRRRATTPLTVTALRDLAKGPGRFGQAVGLRHPIHDGIDAVTGEEFEGARAELWLRDEPVIDVATGPRVGVAGVAGTAAFPWRFWIAGDPTVSPFRWGRGAQEASESATRHIIG, encoded by the coding sequence ATGGCGACGGATGCCCTCCATCGAGCGACCCGCACCGAGCTGAGCGGGTTGCCGGTGGCGGTCGCACCGCTGCTGCTCGGCGGAGAGCTGCGCACCGTGGTCGCGGGCTCCGAGGTGCGACTGCGCCTCACAGAGGTCGAGGCGTACCACGGGCAGGGCACCGGCCCCGCGGCCGATCCCGGTTCTCACGCGCGCATGGGCCGCACCGCGCGCAATGCGACGATGTGGGGCGAGCCGGGGCATCTGTACGTCTACCTGAGCCACGGCATCCACTCGTGCGTGAACGTCGTCTCGGGGCCTGAGGGTCAGGCCGGCGGAATCCTGCTGCGCGCGGGCGAGGTCGTGCACGGGGCGGATGCCGCGGCTGTGCGCCGTCGCGCGACGACCCCGCTGACAGTGACGGCACTGCGTGACCTCGCCAAGGGGCCGGGCCGGTTCGGCCAGGCGGTGGGGCTGCGGCATCCGATCCACGACGGCATCGATGCGGTCACCGGCGAGGAGTTCGAGGGTGCCCGTGCCGAGCTGTGGCTGCGCGACGAGCCCGTGATCGACGTGGCGACCGGTCCGCGCGTGGGCGTGGCCGGCGTCGCCGGAACAGCGGCGTTCCCCTGGCGCTTCTGGATCGCCGGCGACCCGACGGTCTCGCCGTTCCGCTGGGGGAGGGGCGCTCAGGAAGCGTCTGAGTCCGCTACCCGACACATCATCGGGTAG
- a CDS encoding type IV toxin-antitoxin system AbiEi family antitoxin domain-containing protein — MNPRQALTQRDGVARTETLRRLGVSRHALRSSVQRGDVIAVRRGWVALPDADPMLLAAARRGVFLSCVTLAARKGLWVLGDVQPHVAAPARSGHVTLSRGTVHWNEPVFPRDPDSREDSLENALILVAGCQPYESALATWESAMRQNLIAPGILERAPLPPAARRLLADARQFADSGTESIFQVRLRWLGIPVVPQVWILGHRVDFVIGERLVIQIDGGHHVGEQRTSDIAHDALLKLHGYHVIRIGYGQLMSQWAQVQQVILTAVGQRLHVAA, encoded by the coding sequence GTGAACCCCAGACAGGCGCTGACGCAGCGCGACGGCGTGGCCCGCACCGAGACCCTGAGACGGCTCGGGGTCAGCAGGCATGCGCTTCGATCGTCTGTTCAGAGGGGTGACGTCATCGCTGTTCGCCGCGGGTGGGTCGCGCTGCCGGATGCCGACCCGATGCTCCTTGCGGCTGCCCGCCGCGGAGTGTTCCTGAGCTGTGTCACGCTCGCCGCGCGGAAAGGGCTGTGGGTGCTCGGTGACGTGCAGCCGCACGTCGCGGCTCCGGCACGATCAGGCCACGTGACGTTGTCCCGCGGCACAGTGCATTGGAACGAACCGGTGTTCCCGCGTGATCCTGATTCGCGCGAGGACTCGCTCGAGAACGCGCTGATCCTGGTCGCGGGGTGTCAGCCGTATGAGAGTGCCCTTGCGACCTGGGAGTCGGCCATGCGACAGAACCTCATCGCGCCCGGCATCCTCGAGCGCGCACCGCTTCCGCCCGCTGCTCGACGTCTGCTCGCGGATGCGCGGCAGTTCGCCGATTCCGGTACCGAGAGCATCTTCCAGGTGCGCCTGAGGTGGCTGGGGATCCCCGTCGTGCCGCAGGTCTGGATACTCGGCCATCGGGTCGACTTCGTCATCGGTGAGCGACTGGTCATTCAGATCGACGGCGGTCATCATGTCGGTGAACAGCGGACGAGCGACATCGCCCACGATGCTCTCCTGAAGCTGCACGGCTATCACGTGATCCGCATCGGCTACGGCCAGCTGATGAGCCAGTGGGCGCAGGTGCAGCAGGTGATCCTGACCGCGGTCGGGCAGCGTCTCCACGTTGCGGCCTGA
- the rpsN gene encoding 30S ribosomal protein S14 gives MAKKSKIARNEQRKVIVERYAERRAELKKTLVDPNATDEAREAARVGLQKLPRNASPARVRSRDVIDGRPRGVLTKFGVSRVRFRDMAHRGELPGVTKSSW, from the coding sequence ATGGCTAAGAAGAGCAAGATCGCTCGCAACGAGCAGCGCAAGGTCATCGTCGAGCGTTACGCAGAGCGTCGCGCCGAGCTGAAGAAGACCCTGGTCGACCCGAACGCCACCGACGAGGCCCGCGAGGCCGCACGCGTCGGCCTGCAGAAGCTGCCGCGCAACGCGTCGCCGGCTCGCGTGCGTTCGCGCGACGTCATCGACGGCCGCCCCCGCGGTGTCCTCACGAAGTTCGGCGTCTCGCGCGTCCGCTTCCGTGACATGGCACACCGTGGCGAGCTGCCCGGTGTCACCAAGTCGAGCTGGTAA
- a CDS encoding beta-galactosidase, translated as MAAAVSDRIATLSAGRGLVFGCDYNPEQWDRSVWPDDVRLMQQAGVGLVAINIFGWSSINPARGVWDFSALDEIIELLHAAGIRINLGTGTASPAPWLTAQHPEILPVGEDGTVFQQGGRQGYCPSSPLFRDYAAEVVTRVVERYGDHPAVSLWHVSNELGCHNALCYCDASAEAFRGWLRDRYDDIDALNRAWGTTFWSQRYSDFDDVRVPGQALSLRNPGQILDFQRFSSDEQLALYRAEAEILRERSDVPVTTNFMVTAHIRNLDYWSWAGEMDLIANDHYLDRRLDDARGELSFAADLTRGLAQGAPWLLMETSTGAVNWQPYNLAKAPGELQRNIAAHIARGADGICFFQWRASTQGAEKYHTALVPHAGEDSDQWREVVELGGLLDRLGEVAGTRVAADAALFFSWESWWATENEGRPSEGLTYLGQVHAAHAALSDAGVTTDVVRPGADLDGYRLLIVPALHLISDADAAAIARAVENGATALITFYSGIVDEEDRVRTGGYPGAFRDLLGIRSEEFAPLLPGETVFLTDGTSGSVWAERLKTTDAEIVASFADGPAAGGPALTRREVGEGAAWFVATQPDRIAYRDLIARLAADAGVAPHAGASRDVEIVRRSGANGSFLFVINHGDSAAEIGATGHDLVTDAPATGYVPAGAVRIIKEDV; from the coding sequence ATGGCCGCCGCAGTGTCCGACCGCATCGCCACCCTCTCCGCAGGGCGCGGCCTCGTCTTCGGATGCGACTACAACCCCGAGCAGTGGGATCGCAGCGTCTGGCCCGATGACGTGCGGCTCATGCAGCAGGCCGGTGTCGGACTCGTGGCGATCAACATCTTCGGCTGGTCGTCGATCAACCCGGCTCGGGGCGTGTGGGACTTCAGCGCACTCGACGAGATCATCGAGCTGCTGCACGCCGCGGGGATCCGCATCAACCTCGGCACCGGCACGGCCTCGCCCGCGCCGTGGCTCACCGCGCAGCATCCCGAGATCCTGCCCGTCGGTGAAGACGGCACCGTCTTCCAGCAGGGCGGCCGCCAAGGCTACTGCCCGAGCTCGCCGCTCTTCCGCGACTATGCCGCCGAGGTCGTCACCCGCGTCGTCGAGCGCTACGGAGACCACCCGGCCGTGTCGCTGTGGCACGTGTCGAACGAGCTGGGCTGCCACAACGCGCTCTGCTACTGCGACGCGAGCGCCGAGGCGTTCCGCGGCTGGCTGCGCGACCGTTACGACGACATCGATGCCCTCAACCGCGCGTGGGGCACGACGTTCTGGAGCCAGCGCTACAGCGACTTCGACGACGTGCGCGTGCCCGGCCAGGCCCTCTCGCTGCGCAATCCGGGTCAGATCCTCGACTTCCAGCGGTTCAGCTCCGACGAGCAGCTGGCGCTGTACCGAGCCGAGGCTGAGATCCTGCGCGAGCGCAGCGACGTGCCGGTCACGACCAACTTCATGGTCACCGCGCACATCCGCAATCTCGACTACTGGTCGTGGGCGGGCGAGATGGATCTGATCGCCAACGACCACTACCTCGACCGCCGCCTCGACGACGCGCGAGGCGAGCTCTCGTTCGCCGCCGACCTCACGCGCGGTCTCGCACAGGGTGCCCCGTGGCTGCTGATGGAGACCTCGACCGGTGCCGTCAACTGGCAGCCCTACAACCTCGCCAAGGCCCCGGGCGAGCTGCAGCGCAACATCGCCGCGCACATCGCCCGCGGCGCCGACGGCATCTGCTTCTTCCAGTGGCGGGCCTCGACGCAGGGGGCCGAGAAGTACCACACAGCCCTCGTTCCCCACGCGGGTGAGGACTCCGACCAGTGGCGCGAGGTCGTCGAGCTCGGCGGTCTGCTCGACCGCCTCGGTGAGGTCGCCGGCACCCGCGTCGCCGCCGACGCCGCGCTGTTCTTCTCGTGGGAGAGCTGGTGGGCCACCGAGAACGAGGGCCGCCCGAGCGAGGGGCTCACGTACCTCGGCCAGGTGCACGCCGCGCACGCGGCGCTGTCGGATGCCGGCGTCACCACCGACGTCGTCCGTCCGGGCGCGGACCTCGACGGCTACCGCCTGCTGATCGTCCCCGCCCTGCACCTCATCAGCGACGCGGATGCCGCGGCGATCGCGCGTGCGGTCGAGAACGGCGCGACCGCCCTGATCACCTTCTACAGCGGCATCGTCGACGAGGAAGACCGCGTGCGCACCGGCGGCTACCCCGGAGCGTTCCGCGACCTGCTCGGCATCCGCTCGGAGGAGTTCGCTCCGCTGCTTCCCGGAGAGACCGTGTTCCTCACCGACGGCACGAGCGGATCGGTATGGGCCGAGCGACTCAAGACGACGGATGCCGAGATCGTGGCGTCTTTCGCCGACGGCCCCGCCGCCGGCGGGCCCGCGCTCACCCGTCGCGAGGTGGGGGAGGGCGCGGCCTGGTTCGTCGCCACGCAGCCCGACCGCATCGCCTACCGGGATCTGATCGCCCGCCTCGCCGCGGATGCGGGCGTCGCGCCGCACGCGGGGGCGAGCCGCGACGTCGAGATCGTCCGTCGCTCAGGCGCGAACGGCAGCTTCCTGTTCGTCATCAACCACGGCGACTCCGCCGCCGAGATCGGCGCCACGGGGCACGACCTCGTCACCGACGCACCCGCCACCGGCTACGTTCCCGCGGGGGCAGTCCGCATCATCAAGGAGGATGTATGA
- a CDS encoding carbohydrate ABC transporter permease — protein MSTMSIVAPGRGSRGKAPRGKAARESGISRTGAMLIMAVFTVYFLLPLWWLLVASSKETGDILTTAPLWFADFHLFDNIAELFAYRDGVYLRWLMNSVLYAALGGAIATLLAAMAGYALAKYRFPGRDLMFDIVLGGVLVPATALALPLFLIFSQAQLTNTFWSVFLPSIVSPFGVYLARIFAASSVPDELLEASRLDGAGEIRTFFTVSIRLMTPALVTMFLFQFVAIWNNFFLPMIMLRSEDLFPVVFGLYNWNNQLNQLPELRGLVLIGALLSVIPLIVTFLLLQRFWRNGLGAGALK, from the coding sequence ATGAGCACCATGTCGATCGTCGCCCCTGGGCGGGGCTCCCGCGGCAAGGCCCCGCGCGGAAAGGCCGCTCGCGAGTCGGGCATCTCCCGCACGGGAGCGATGCTGATCATGGCCGTGTTCACGGTCTACTTCCTGCTCCCGCTGTGGTGGCTGCTCGTCGCATCGAGCAAGGAGACCGGCGACATCCTCACCACCGCCCCGCTGTGGTTCGCCGACTTCCACCTGTTCGACAACATCGCCGAGCTGTTCGCCTACCGCGACGGCGTCTACCTGCGCTGGCTGATGAACTCGGTGCTCTACGCGGCCCTCGGCGGTGCCATCGCGACCCTGCTCGCCGCCATGGCGGGCTACGCGCTGGCGAAGTACCGCTTCCCTGGTCGCGATCTGATGTTCGACATCGTGCTCGGCGGGGTGCTCGTGCCCGCCACCGCTCTCGCGCTGCCCCTGTTCCTGATCTTCAGTCAGGCGCAGCTGACCAACACGTTCTGGTCGGTCTTCCTGCCCTCGATCGTGAGTCCGTTCGGTGTGTATCTGGCCAGGATCTTCGCGGCCTCGTCGGTGCCCGACGAGCTGCTCGAGGCGAGTCGGCTCGACGGGGCGGGCGAGATCCGCACGTTCTTCACCGTCAGCATCCGTCTGATGACCCCGGCACTGGTGACGATGTTCCTCTTCCAGTTCGTGGCCATCTGGAACAACTTCTTCCTGCCGATGATCATGCTGCGATCCGAAGACCTCTTCCCCGTGGTCTTCGGTCTCTACAACTGGAACAACCAGCTGAATCAGCTGCCGGAACTCCGGGGTCTCGTGCTGATCGGCGCTCTGCTGTCGGTCATCCCGCTGATCGTCACATTCCTCCTGCTCCAGCGCTTCTGGCGCAACGGACTGGGCGCCGGCGCCCTGAAGTGA